AAGGACGCGGTGATCTCAGTTCCAAAAGCGAAGGATGTTATCCGCGAGCCGGGTTTCTACTCCTCTGAGGAGGACGCGCTTTACGCCCAGGTGAACGTTCGATTGGAGCCGGAAGGGGAGTCTCGCGACACGGAAGACGAATCGGAGAGAAGTTTAACGAGTCCCAACGAGCCCCTCTCTATCGACGGGAAGGGATTGAAAAACGACGGGAAGATCTACAATTGTCCCGGGATAGAACTGGAAACCGAGACCGAGTGCGGTTACTCGCTCCCTAAGATCGTCTCGTCGGACGACGTGGATCAGTTGGAGAAGCCGGACAACAATCCCGAAGAGTTGTATGCGGCGATCAACAAAGTTGGAATCTCGAGAAAAAGTGAATTTCCTGTCCCGGACGAGGTGTGGGACGTGTCCGATGTGAAGAAATCGTTGCACAAGGTGTggacaaactttttttttactcactTCACTGATTTCTCCCTCTTCTGTAAACTTTCTATCACTTTGTCGAATGTAGAGAGAAAAATGTGTGAGAAATTGCTTTCTCGTCGTAGATGAAGACCTCGAGTTTACCGAATTACGGAACATCGAGGCAATCGGGTGGTTACCGAACACCGAGTTTACCACGTCGTTTAGGGGTGAAAATGGGAACGCGGGCCATCTACAGCAGCCTCGTGCAGAAGGACACCGCTCTTACCGACGACATCGAGTCGCTATCGTTAAAATCAGACACCGAATCCTCGATTCAATCATTATCGGCGCGATCCGCGGAATCTCCCCTACCGGAAGCATACGTGCTCAGTTAGTAACACTTTTCCTTActcaaattttcaatcgttggtatatattataattggataacaatttcaagattaaaaattaacgcaACCCGTCGAAAatgaattgtattatttatttggcgATTTCAAATTTGCAACAGACGCCGATATCCGCACGGACGACGAGACATTCCGCGTTCCTGAGGACGAGTCGATGTCCGCATCCTTGGCGGCTCGCCTCGAGGAATTGTCGTTCGCCGAGGAGCGAATCCTGCAGACGATCAAGCTGGAGAGAGGCCACGGTGGCAGCATAGGGTTGCAAGTGACGGAGGGTAACGACGGTGGCGTCTACGTGCAAGCGGTCTCCGTTGGAGGATCGGCCGATATGGCCGGAAACGTGAACAAAGGTAAGTAAGACGTCCCGTTTTTCATCGCGTTATATTAATTCGACGAAATTTATTGGCCGCAGGCGATCGTATCGTGGCGATAAATGGAcagaatttattacatttgcgGTACGAGGACGCTCTGAAGATGCTGCAGAGCTCGTCCGATACGATCGAGCTGGTCCTCTCCCAGCCAACTTCCCGGAAAAACGCGACCTCCAGGCAGAATCACGAGCAACCCgcggaaaataattatttgaagtgagtgtcgaaagaaaatttctcttgCTCGgctgtattttcttttttttttttattacttctttAATCCTTTGTTATGAATTtgttgaaatgaatttatttatttattattaataaatattttgtacgacgattctataatttgtaattttacgaaattttatatagtgaatttttgttttatatttcagtttattttaaattatatactttttaacgaaaattaaacACGTATTCCACTTCTCTTCCATGTAAAtgatttcaacaaaaattagaGGAAAATTCTAGTAATGTAATAGTGATACAATAGTTTTAGAAACTATTACCAAAGGAATGTTGATTAAACTCTGTGCGAtagagaaatttgaaattttctaaatattctgaaattttaatccgagaacatgatatgataaaaaatagatacgataaagaagaataaaacgcGTTTGAATGAAATGTATTGATCGCCACCATAATCGATTATAtaccattatttaaaatagaacatAGGATTgaatcgaaacgaatataaaGCGATAATTAGATGTGCAAACatggaaaaagagaataacGAGTTTAACAGGATGCTTATTGATTTTCTCTGCAAACTTTAAAAGTGCGCTTTCATTGGTCTCAGTGACATCAGATTCGACGTGTCCTCGGAAGCGGATACATCGAGCATGACAAACAAATGGCTCGTTCAAAGGACCACCGACGTCGCATCGGTGCAAAACACCTCGAGCGCGTATAGCAGTGCCGCATCGAGTGCAATGGGTAATCACAATGCAAACAGCCTATACATGGCCGATCTCGTCGATAATGGTGCGCTTAAGTCTGCCAGTATGCTGCTCAGTATAGAGGACTTTGACGTCAGCAGGACAAGTCgtcaagtttttatttaatcaagttGATAATCAAGTTAGTACCCATTCCATTCCGccatatttttcatcgttaaaaatttatttttatcactatattttaaattcttatttgtcattgattgaatttttagtCAAAGATATTATCGaagttcgaaattttattacaacgaatctttgatattttatttttttatgtaagtttacaaataataatttacattcgaCCATTTCGATGATATTTCTTTCGTGTGAAGTAACATAATTGTTTCGTATagcttgtaaatatttaaaagaaattggtgTAATTTTCTCAAGCGACCTTTCGCCTTTAAATTTTGTTCCCTCGATCAAGTGTTGCTCGAACGCGCAAAATCTTAGAGAAAATACCATTAAGACCATTATGTCCATTACGTCGAACGTGGCTGCATCGAGTACGTAACCTAATCGAATTGTTTTTATCCGTTTAACGGACGAAGCCTTGCTCAGAGTTCGAACCGGCACCATTTCCTGCCCTTTCTATTTGCGCGTTTAACACAACCTGTCACGTAGTCTCTTGTCCTTTGCTTACCAAGAGAAGATTAAACTTTGAACTTGAACAATCCAAGtatccaaaaatttcaattttcccttTCTTATCTATTCTAATCAAATTGATATACATAGAAGACTGatgtacaaagaaaaaataattcataatcccatggattaaaattttattctaccaTTTCTCATTCTACCAGAATCTTTCACCAAACGTTTCTCAcgtaaaatgttaaaacatctatcaaattaaatttcgacacgattaaaatataaaacaacgtATCGCGACAAGATGTTCGACACAAAACGAACCAGCCATCGCGCCACATCTGGAAGAAAGATCGATTTTAGAATTTCGCCCCGTGTCGTCTCATCAGGGTCTTCTTTCATTCAATGCGAAACTTAAACTTGGCGGCATTAGTGAATCACTGTTATTGACTTggcggaggggagaggggcAGAGGATCGTCTGTCATTTGTACGGAATCACCCTTAGTATCCCTCGGGCGGTCTTAGCTCGCGTTACCCGCGAGCTTCCGTGTTCCAAATTTTCCTCTCTGAGCATCCTCCGAACAATGCTCGATCCGTTTCTTCTGCGCTATGCGCGGAAATCGGGCCCATAGATTCACGTTTTGGAACGTACAACACCAAGTGAACGACTGCAACGCGTCGACGGCGAGCCGAGTCATACGTTCGAGTGACAGTTTGTCGAGGAGCAGTCGGCGGAGAGTCGATCGACGTTTGCCATGCACACCAACGTTCGCTCAATCGTTGTTTCAGGCGCGGAGTCTGCCAACGGCGCGCCGCCGATCCCACCGAGACGGAAGAAGCGCAAAGTGAGGCCCCCGATCGCTAAATCATCGGACGCGTCACCGTCGTCGAGCGTTgggaagaaggagaggaaacgGCTGGCGCCTCCGCCGCCCCCACGAGCCGTACGAAGCATCGACTCTCCAAAATCCAAGGAAGGGAAGGAGGGAACGTTAAATAGCCTGAGTTCCATCGAGACCTGTGAAACTTCCCAACCGTCGTCCATACAGTTCGAGGAAACCGATTCATCGGGGATATCCAACCGTGTTCTTCTCGAGGAGGCGGCGAGGCAAGGACGCGAcgaagaggaggggagaaaCGAGAGAGCCGGTTCAGGCACGGGTTGTTTGCcgcaacaacaacagcaacaacaagcACCGTTCGTGTTCGAGGCATTCTCGAGGAAGGAGGCCAACAAGTATCCGCCGTTGCTGTTCACTTTGCACGACTTTCAGAACGTGATGGCCGACACGTTGCAGGGGGATCTTGATAGGAAAGATTATTCGCCGAGAAACTCGCTCGAGTTTTCCACGTCCCTGGACGATCCTCGTCGCGACACATTCCGCGATTCCTTCCACGAATTCTTCGAGAAATCGTTGGACGACGAGGAGAGCGAGCTCTCGTTCCGCGTCACCACCACCAATCTTCCGTTCGAGAAATGTTTGGACAGGTGGGCGGCCACCCTCGAGGATCagataatcgaaaatatgGACAAGCCGACCAGTTTCATCTTCGAGGATTACATGGACAGAAGCAACAAGGTGAACATCCGCCGATCGTCCGCCCCGATGTGCTACGACGCGAAGGACGAGGACGCTTCGAAGGTGGTGGGAAAGTTGACCAAGGTGAGATTCGTGATCGAGTCGCCTAGCTGCCCGGAGCGGGGGTTGGAGAACGAGTTGGCGAGTATCGATTCCTCGGCGAGCGAGGAGGCGGATGGCTGGAATCGCGCTTCTTCCGTCCAATTGACCGAGATCGCGGACGATGCGAACTGGACGGACGCGAGCCGGGTTCTCGAGCGAGGCGTCCAGGAGGACGAGTTCGGCGACGTGCCGTTTAGCTCCGTTCTGAGGAACAATTCGGGCGAATGGTCCCTCGAGGGCCAGGATAAGATTGGATCGTTGGCGGACGAGGAGGATCGTTTTGATTCGGCGGGATTCGAATCGAGGAATAAGATTTTCTCCTGGCCTTCCGAGGAAAAGTTGAAGATCACGGAGGTTGGGGAAGTAGAGGAATTCGGAGGTGGATGTTTGACGGACGAGAAGCACGGCTTTAACTCGGCGGGATTCGATCCGGGGAATCGGGTTTTCTCGTGGCCCGAGGAGAAGTTGAAAATCACGGAGGTTGAGGACGAGTTTGGAGACGGGTTTTTGGAGGGGAGGGATGGTTTTAACGCGAcgaaattcgattcgaggaaTCGGGTTTGCTCGTGGCCcgaggaaaaattgaaaatcacgAAGCTcggggaagaggagggggggtTGGATTTGGGGGTGAGAACGGAGCGCTGTTCCGAGGGCGAAGGTTCGAACGGGCCGGGTGAGAACGCTGATTTGGCGGATACCGCTTCAAACAACAATGTGGAAgacaataaagaatatttaataaacgagCATAACTCGACGAATATTAcacgaattatttcgaaaactgCCGCTACTGGAACGGAAGTTAATACCGATTCGAAGAGCGAATTAATcagaaacgaaataaacggaaattttctcgaagagGGATCGGCAGTTGACGAGAAAGAGGATTCGTTTGCTGCTAATGAAGATAAATCATTGACAATAAATAAGACGAAAGTCTTGGATCGAGCGACGAACGAGGTAGGGAATAacgttttaaagaataatttattaccgaATATAAGGAAGAGCGAGGCCAGCGAAGAGGCGTCGTCGTCGATCGAGGAAGATACGAATGTTGACGGGTGCGTAAAAATTATCGACCCACCCGATCGATCAACGGGGGAATACAAGAGAAAGATTTTCGTGAACGAGTCTCTTCGAAGCATGATCAATCATTACTATTTCACGTCGAACGACTTGGAGGAGGAAAGCGAGGATTCCGACGAGGAGTCGAACGCTTGCGACATCCCTTCGAACGACGGAAATTCTCGGAAGGAAAGAGAGGCGACCGACAAGGATGACCCAATTAACGAATTATCTTCGGGGAAGAAAAGTGTCGGTGTTCCGGTCGATATTAGGCGAAACTTCTTCCTGGAGAATATGTTATCCGAGGATGCGGATGAATCGTGGACGAATTGCAGGATCGTCGCCGCGCGGCCAAAATCACCcgcgaagaaaaagagggagaacgTGGCGGATCGGTTGAACGAGTCGATAAAAATGGATTTGGAGATCCAGAAAATTTTGCAAGAGTCGAAGGAGGTGGGCGAAACAGGCTTATCGACGACAACGGCACAACAATCGACTAGGAAGGTGGTCGAAACGGGGAAGAAGAACCCCAGTGACGTCAAGTGCGACGTATTGAACGAGTTGCTCTCCAATTTTAACAGCATAAGATTGAAACCGGTGAGTCGCgtggagaagaagagaggcgCGGATGAAAGTCGATCGCTGGTGGAACGGACGAACGACGAggatataaattcgaaatcgaGAAGTTCGGCGAAGCAGTGGCGTCACGCGGCCTGTCTGACCACGAGGAAAATTCTCAACAACTGGAAGTGCGATGGCGAGGCAGGGAAGAAACAATCCGAGCAACCTGAAGACGATGCCAACTTTCCAGCCGAATCATCGGATAAGACAGATCCTTGTTCCCGTCTCTCGCAGGAACGACATCAACCCTGCCCGACCAAAACGATTCTAAAGAACGAAGTGTCCCGAAATGACGCGAGCTCGTCCGTAGAGACTGGCTTGGAACCGATCAAAGCTGCAGAAATTAGCAAAGTTTCGGATGTTGGCGGCGAAGAAACGTGGGCAACGAGggacgaagaaaaattggtTAGGAGGACGAGGGAAGaatggaaggaaagaaagagcgaCGCTGTTGGAGGGACGCGTGACGAGGaaaatggaggaggaggaggaaggttgGAGGAAGAAGCGCAGACGGGTGGCTGCAGTGAAAAGACTGACGCGAGGGACGAGTCTTACTATAATCGTGGCGCGATCGCGCGACAGTTTGAGTTGAGCGCGATCAGCGGCGAGAAGAAGAGTGCCATAGCTAGAAGGAATTCTCGACCccattgtaataataatgacaataaCAGGGCCGTAACGACACCCGTAGTTCTAAGCGATGACCAATCCCGTGACGTTGTAACGATAACCCCGGGTAGAGTTAGGAAATTCGTCAAGTACTACGAGATTCGACACGAGGTGACGACGACCGACAAAGATTCTAAAGCTAACGATAGATTAGATAGGGAGGAGATGTTGGGCCTTCGGTCCGTATGCAGCATCCGCAGGGGTTTGGAGGCGAGGGTCGacacgaagaagaagagaaggaacgATTCACCGACCGATTCGACGAGGAGGGAAAGCGGGGTGGAAACGGGGATAAACGCGGATGACCTCCTCATCGAGGATGATCACGCGGAGGCGAAGAGGGAAGAGATGGTACGCGTGTCGTCGAGTACGCGCGGCGGTAAAACGAAACGGAAGAAATCGGTGAAATTTCAAGGTGGTTTCACTGTGATCGGTGCCAAGAGTCTGGAAGATAATGGCCCCGCTGGGAGCCTCGATGGCCAGAACGCGAAGCCTGTGGAAAGGAGGAAGATTCCCGACAGACAGAGGCAGAGAGGAGCTGCTCTCGTGGACAAAGTGGATTTCCAAGATGGACAGCCCGAGGAATTGGCCGACGCTGACTCGCGCTCTTTCGAGGACAGAGATAGTGCCGCTGCTCAGGTTAGTGAACAATTGAATTGGAATAAAGATTCGTTAAAGGGATGTAGAAAGGTTCTTTCACCTTGCTTTATTATTCACAACggtgaatttctttttctctcccctcctgttttcttctcttcacttttgtcgttttaaatttaattcgatcgttTTGTAGATTAAGTAGAAGGTACTTTgggttcatttttttattttttttttttttaatgacttTGAAATAACGTTTCACTtcggaaatatttatatctgtgAAATTTCGGAATAGTTTAACGAATAAGAAAGCAagaagtaatttataaattttcgatcgtaGTTATCGTTGGTTACTTCGATTACTTAGATTAAATTGATCGCAAAAATTACATCTCCTTTCGACgagataatatgaaataacgataatttgcttaatttttttccccgcAGATACAAGCCGCAGCGAAATGTGAGGAATGTTCAGGTATTAATCGCTTCGTTTCAAAACCAGAAACCCCACGCCTCGTATTTTACTGTACTGTATAGTTATAAATCGTAGTTTCTAaaagtcgtcgtcgtcgtcgtcgccgccGTTCCTTCGAATCTCGGATTCGAGATTTAACCACGACGTTTTTTTGTAGCGTCATagctaaattaaatcttttccaTACGTTAATTTTCCGAGCCTTGACCGAAGAACAGATTTTTCACCGCCccgtgaaaaatagaattgcgcagaattttattttcacgcgCATTGCTGGAAGGAACGATTTGCTTCGGTTCCTTGAAATTTCAAAGTGAACGTTACACGAATGAATTAcaacaatttattctaaatatataattattacgtttagaaattattaaaaaaagaaaaaaacaaatcataaaataGCGATTCACGACTTAATAAAATGATCATTGCGTATTATTGCTgtgcaaatttttagaagaataataatagaattccgTAGAACGCAGATTCGTATGGATCgttcattatcaatttaataagaatttggaCGAAAAGATCTGTAGATGGCAGATGTCTCGTTGATCCTGGAAGGAATCAGAGTTATCAGTTGGACAGATTCTTTCGGTGAAGAGGATTAACCCATGGACAGGAACGGATTTTTCCCCCCGGATTTATTCGGTCGAGCTCCCGCGTATAAGCTCCCCGCGACGTTCCTTCCTCGTAATTTCCTTGCATCATTTTGTCCAACTTATTTTACTATGGTTTTGGATAATGGGGGACTTCGCTAGATTTACGACACCCTCGACGAGAGGCCGTGGAAACAAAAAGCAACGAAACGATTTGTGGCTCCGCCTCGCGATCACTATTTCTTGCGCAACGTAACGATTCCGTGGTGgaaattcttcttccttttttttttccacggaaTTCGATGGAGAgtttttcgagaaagaaaaaaagaaaaataaaatcgaaaataaaatttttgggaGCCAACCATTTTTCGCACggcgaaaatatataaatattagttgatcttggaaaattgttacaaaaatgtaaatagaaGTTCAGTCGAAatctaattatcaaaaaatagaaGACGTTATTTATCCAAGAAAAGTGAACAAAATTTCTCGCGTATCCTTTCGAATTCGGTATAAATATTGTTGGCATGCAATTTCAGATTTCGTTGCACACTTATcagaaatcaaatttcacCTAAACGGAGTTCCACTCCACTATTAATTCcccgaaaaaaagaatcgggaacaaaattacaaaaatacgaAGATAGGAAACAAAATTCTCGCAAGAAAGAGAAATCTGTTCTTTCGTCAATCAGCCATTTTTTATTAGCACGATTAGTTTCTCGGATCgagtttacaattttaattagtgttaaaaacgaaagagaaacagCAGACAGCTCTTAGCTCTGTTATTGTCGCAAACTTTCCTTGCATTTAGGAGAAATGCGTTGTTTTTTGGCGACATTAGCGTATCGCAGGAGCCGCGCGTAATATAACCCCATTATCCTGCGTACATTGTGTAATTATAACGTAAAGGTGGAAGTAATTTACGTGGTAGTGTAGtggcgataataataatataacttgtTGCGCTGTTTGTGTTACGTATACATTATTCTACGTGTTCAAAAGCTGATCAATTTTAACACGCAGATCTTTGCAGTGATACGCAGTGTCGGGAAAAGTACTCTCATTTCGGTGGCCGCGGCCTCGTTTCTCCATCGACCAATTATTTCTGTCTATTATCGTTAGACAGAGAATATAATCCCCTCtacgtttatttttcaagatatttttgattagataagatatatatatatatacatatatacatatatagaaagagagagagagagggcaaTACTGTATTCatcttcaaaaaaagaaatgtgttTACAGTTTATGTGTCACAATCTGTCACAA
The DNA window shown above is from Apis cerana isolate GH-2021 linkage group LG4, AcerK_1.0, whole genome shotgun sequence and carries:
- the LOC107995647 gene encoding uncharacterized protein LOC107995647 gives rise to the protein MHTNVRSIVVSGAESANGAPPIPPRRKKRKVRPPIAKSSDASPSSSVGKKERKRLAPPPPPRAVRSIDSPKSKEGKEGTLNSLSSIETCETSQPSSIQFEETDSSGISNRVLLEEAARQGRDEEEGRNERAGSGTGCLPQQQQQQQAPFVFEAFSRKEANKYPPLLFTLHDFQNVMADTLQGDLDRKDYSPRNSLEFSTSLDDPRRDTFRDSFHEFFEKSLDDEESELSFRVTTTNLPFEKCLDRWAATLEDQIIENMDKPTSFIFEDYMDRSNKVNIRRSSAPMCYDAKDEDASKVVGKLTKVRFVIESPSCPERGLENELASIDSSASEEADGWNRASSVQLTEIADDANWTDASRVLERGVQEDEFGDVPFSSVLRNNSGEWSLEGQDKIGSLADEEDRFDSAGFESRNKIFSWPSEEKLKITEVGEVEEFGGGCLTDEKHGFNSAGFDPGNRVFSWPEEKLKITEVEDEFGDGFLEGRDGFNATKFDSRNRVCSWPEEKLKITKLGEEEGGLDLGVRTERCSEGEGSNGPGENADLADTASNNNVEDNKEYLINEHNSTNITRIISKTAATGTEVNTDSKSELIRNEINGNFLEEGSAVDEKEDSFAANEDKSLTINKTKVLDRATNEVGNNVLKNNLLPNIRKSEASEEASSSIEEDTNVDGCVKIIDPPDRSTGEYKRKIFVNESLRSMINHYYFTSNDLEEESEDSDEESNACDIPSNDGNSRKEREATDKDDPINELSSGKKSVGVPVDIRRNFFLENMLSEDADESWTNCRIVAARPKSPAKKKRENVADRLNESIKMDLEIQKILQESKEVGETGLSTTTAQQSTRKVVETGKKNPSDVKCDVLNELLSNFNSIRLKPVSRVEKKRGADESRSLVERTNDEDINSKSRSSAKQWRHAACLTTRKILNNWKCDGEAGKKQSEQPEDDANFPAESSDKTDPCSRLSQERHQPCPTKTILKNEVSRNDASSSVETGLEPIKAAEISKVSDVGGEETWATRDEEKLVRRTREEWKERKSDAVGGTRDEENGGGGGRLEEEAQTGGCSEKTDARDESYYNRGAIARQFELSAISGEKKSAIARRNSRPHCNNNDNNRAVTTPVVLSDDQSRDVVTITPGRVRKFVKYYEIRHEVTTTDKDSKANDRLDREEMLGLRSVCSIRRGLEARVDTKKKRRNDSPTDSTRRESGVETGINADDLLIEDDHAEAKREEMVRVSSSTRGGKTKRKKSVKFQGGFTVIGAKSLEDNGPAGSLDGQNAKPVERRKIPDRQRQRGAALVDKVDFQDGQPEELADADSRSFEDRDSAAAQIQAAAKCEECSGINRFVSKPETPRLVFYCTV